The segment TTCTCCAAAACGCGGCAGCTGCTGCCAGATTTCTTCTGTAATGAATGGCATAAATGGATGCAGCATGCGCATAGTGTGATCCAGTACATAGGCCAAGACGGATCGAGTTGTATTTTTCTTCTCTTCGTCTTCTCCGTACAATGGCAATTTTGCCATTTCAATATACCAGTCACATAACTCATCCCAGATGAAATTGTATAGATGACGGCCTGCTTCACCAAATTCGTATTTGTTCGTGTTTTTTGTAACATGATCAATCGTCTCATTCAACCTAGTTAGGATCCATTTATCAGCCAAGGATTTTTCCCCGGATAAATCGATATCTTCATAAGTGAATTCTTCCATATTCATCAATGAAAAACGGGAAGCATTCCATACTTTATTGGCAAAATTCCATGTGGATTCTACTTTTTCCCAATGAAAACGTAGATCCTGTCCGGGTGTAGATCCAGTTAATAAGAAGTAACGAAGCGAATCTGCACCATACTTCTCAACAACATCCATTGGATCAACACCATTGCCCAGTGATTTACTCATTTTTCGTCCTTCAGAATCACGAATTAATCCATGGATGAGCACATCTTTAAACGGTCTCTGGTCCGTAAATTCCTTCGATTGAAAAATCATCCGAGCTACCCAGAAGAAAATAATATCATATCCGGTTACCAGTACATCTGTTGGAAAATAGCGTTTGAAATCTGCTGCATTTTCGTCTGGCCAACCCATCGTTGAAAAAGGCCATAGCGCTGAAGAGAACCACGTATCTAGAACATCTTCATCCTGCTCCCAGTTTTCAATATCTGCCGGCGCTTCTTTCCCAACATATATTTCTTTCGTTTCTTTATGATACCATGCAGGGATACGATGCCCCCACCAAAGCTGACGGGAGATTACCCAGTCGCGAATATTCTCCATCCAATGTAAATACGTTCCCTCAAAACGCTCCGGTACGAAATTTACTTTTTCTTCCTTTGATTGCAGTGCCATTGCTGCATCAGCCAGTGGCTGCATATCTACAAACCATTGTGTTGAAAGGTAAGGTTCAACAACGGCACCGCTTCGCTCGGAATGCCCAACCTGATGCGTGCGATCTTCTATATTAAACAGTACACCCTGGTCTTGAAGATCTTTGACAATCTGTTTACGGCAATCAAAGCGATCAAGATTTTCGTATTTGCCAGTATTTTCATTCATCGAACCATCCTCATGCATAACAAGTACGCGTTCCAAGTCATGGCGATTACCAACTTCAAAGTCATTTGGATCATGTGCTGGGGTTATTTTAACCGCACCGGAGCCTAATTCCATATCAACATATTCATCCGCTACAATTTCTATTTCACGCCCTACAATCGGTAAAATAACCGTTTTGCCGATTAAATGTGTGTAGCGCTCGTCCTTAGGGTGAACGGCCACTGCTGTATCACCAAGCATGGTTTCCGGTCTTGTTGTCGCAATTTCAATCGTTTCATCACTATCTTTTATCGGATAGCGCATATGATAAAATTTACCCTCAACCTCTTCGTAAATGACTTCAATATCCGAAAGGGCAGTTCGCGTCTTGGGATCCCAGTTAATAATATATTCCCCTCGATAGATAAGCCCCTTTTCGTATAATGTTACAAAAACCTCTTTTACCGCATTCGACAAGCCATCATCAAGTGTAAATCTTTCCCGTGAATAATCCAGTCCAAGTCCAAGACTCTCCCACTGTGAACGGATGAAGTCAGCATATTCCTCTTTCCATTCCCAGGCTGTCTCCATAAACTTTTCCCGTCCTAATTCATAGCGGTTTTTTCCTTGCTCTTTTAGCTTTGCTTCTACTTTGGCTTGTGTAGCAATTCCGGCATGATCCATCCCTGGCAGCCATAATACATCATATCCCTGCATCCGTTTCATTCGGGAAATGGTATCCTGCATTGTCATATCCCATGCATGCCCCAAATGCAATCTTCCAGTTACATTGGGTGGTGGTATAACAATTGTAAATGGTTCCTTTTCCGGGTCGCCAGTTGCTTCAAAATATTTTCCTTTCAACCAAAATTGATACCGATCTTTTTCAACTGCCTTTGGATAATACTTGGAAGGCAGTGAATTTTTTTGCTCTTCATCCATAAAAAACGCCTCCTACTTTTCCTATAAATAAAAAACCCTCTCCATCCTAAAAAAGGACGAAAAGGGTTTATTCCGTGGTACCACCTTTGTTTACAAATCATCATAAATTTGTACACTTCATTGATTGATAACGGCAAATTACCGGCAATCTCCTACTTATCGTTCAGAGATGCTGCATCAAGGGCGACCTTCCAAAATATCGTTTCCGGGAACTTCTCAGCATCCATTCCCTCTCTGTGGGTGATTATTTTGTACGCTTCCCTCTCACTGCACTTTCATATTAATGTTTATTTTATCCATAAGGAACCATTTCGTCAACTATTACTCATGATTTTTGCACAAAACCGGTCCCTATATACATATTATATAAGATAAAAACCATGATGTGAATCTGCTAACAAAGAGGTGATTTAAATTGGCGCGTTTTTATCGTTATAAACTACCACCATGGGCAAGGCATTGTATTATCGTTATAGAAAAAGTAACATTACCCATTTTAATCTTTCAATTGATCCGGACATTATTTTTCCCCACAACATTAGATGTATTTTTATTGGGGCTTTTAGTCGGTTTGTTTATTGCATTTTACTTGGAATGGATTTAACTTTCAAGGTCATCCAGGATAGAAGTTTCATATTCAGTCTCCACAAAACTAGAGAATTGTAGGCCAAATAGTAGCTGCCGATGGGCATGCTGTAATTTTCTCACACGATTCACCATCGTATCCGTAGAAGGGTCTCCGACATATTGCTGTACAATTTTTAGATAATTGGTTGGGTTTAATAAATAAATGATAAGCAGATGCCACTCATTTTGATTCAACTCATTTTCATGGTTATATGTCGAGAACTGCTCCATGAGTGCCACGCGTGGTCGATCATAATGACTTACTTCTTGTTTAAAAAAAGCTGCTAGATCCATAACAGCATTTTCGTAATAGGCATTTTCCCAATTAATTACATGTCCCCCTAGCGTGTGAGAGAATCTTAAATTACCGTGGCATAAACTAAAATTCCAGGTTGTCTCTTCTTCCTGTTCATCTATAAGCTGCTCAATCCGTTTTGTGATTTCCTTTAATGCAAATTCCAAATCGCGATAATGTGTACAGACCAATAACTCGAATGGTGACATAAATCTATTTTTCTCAAACTGCTCCACAAATGCGAGAAATTCTTTCGATGTATGTTCGCAAAATGCTTTATATGTAGTGAATTCATGAATCAATCTTTCTGTTGAAATCGATTGTGTCTGCTTTGTTTTGGCATGCACAGTACCCATATTTTTATAAAGGTGCTCAATTAACTGGCTATTCTTCTCCGTATTGGGAGTTTCTATCCAGGGGGTTAAATAGAAGATGGTTTGATCCATTTCCATGTAAAGATTCCCGTTTTTCGTCAAATATACCGGCAAGATGGTAGATATATTTTTAGAAAACGCCGTATGGTATACATTTTCAAAATCTACCAATGATTCCTTGGATAATAAACTCATTTTCAGCGCGTACTCCCTTTGTCCATCACTCACTCGAAATAATCTCTCTGTTACTTCTTCTATCGCTAAAGGATATACAGTATAGGAGTTTAACACTTTTTTAAGCACTTCCATTTTCATTCACCACCTGGACTAGAAATTAGGGTACCCCTTGAAACATTAAATCAAGGGGTATGATTTTATTTCCTATTATATGGGATATACAGCAATTGTCCTTCTGATACTGTATATTCATCGTCTAGTTGATTCTGTTTTATTAATTGTAATGCAGAAATCTGGTAACGCTCTGCGATTGTTTCTATCGTATCTTTATCCTGCACGATGCAAAGTTTCATTTTTGTAAACTGTTCTTCCTCCGTATTTCTGAACATACCAGCTAGATAGCTTACATCTTCAAGTGATTCCGAGCGACTATCCACACTTTCATAGACCTCATATGATTCCGCGTCATCATAGAGAGAACTCTCTCCCGTTGA is part of the Virgibacillus sp. NKC19-16 genome and harbors:
- a CDS encoding valine--tRNA ligase; its protein translation is MDEEQKNSLPSKYYPKAVEKDRYQFWLKGKYFEATGDPEKEPFTIVIPPPNVTGRLHLGHAWDMTMQDTISRMKRMQGYDVLWLPGMDHAGIATQAKVEAKLKEQGKNRYELGREKFMETAWEWKEEYADFIRSQWESLGLGLDYSRERFTLDDGLSNAVKEVFVTLYEKGLIYRGEYIINWDPKTRTALSDIEVIYEEVEGKFYHMRYPIKDSDETIEIATTRPETMLGDTAVAVHPKDERYTHLIGKTVILPIVGREIEIVADEYVDMELGSGAVKITPAHDPNDFEVGNRHDLERVLVMHEDGSMNENTGKYENLDRFDCRKQIVKDLQDQGVLFNIEDRTHQVGHSERSGAVVEPYLSTQWFVDMQPLADAAMALQSKEEKVNFVPERFEGTYLHWMENIRDWVISRQLWWGHRIPAWYHKETKEIYVGKEAPADIENWEQDEDVLDTWFSSALWPFSTMGWPDENAADFKRYFPTDVLVTGYDIIFFWVARMIFQSKEFTDQRPFKDVLIHGLIRDSEGRKMSKSLGNGVDPMDVVEKYGADSLRYFLLTGSTPGQDLRFHWEKVESTWNFANKVWNASRFSLMNMEEFTYEDIDLSGEKSLADKWILTRLNETIDHVTKNTNKYEFGEAGRHLYNFIWDELCDWYIEMAKLPLYGEDEEKKNTTRSVLAYVLDHTMRMLHPFMPFITEEIWQQLPRFGESIAIAPWPEVRSEFHDEVSSQEMKRLVSIIKSVRNIRAEVDTPMSKQVKLLIQAEDNTIVTELESNREYLERFCNPSELIISSQLDVPEQAMSAVVTGAEIYLPLEGLIDFDKEIKRLEKELDKWNKEVERVQKKLANEGFVKKAPQAVVDEEKQKEQDYLEKQAKVKTRLEELKG